In Reinekea thalattae, a genomic segment contains:
- the pth gene encoding aminoacyl-tRNA hydrolase: MNDSIQLIVGLGNPGSEYHQTRHNAGFDFLDCLAQQQAGQWKKDSKYKAEICSINLKGHKVWLMKPMTFMNRSGQSVAPFANFYKIPADQILVAHDELDIEAGTARFKKGGGHGGHNGLRDIIASLGNNKDFYRLRLGIGHPGQASEVVNYVLRKAPADDYIALERAIDCAIDQLPLAISGDWAKAMNHLHSFKLGE; the protein is encoded by the coding sequence ATGAACGATTCCATTCAACTTATTGTCGGCCTGGGCAACCCTGGTAGCGAATACCACCAAACGCGGCATAATGCAGGCTTCGATTTTTTAGATTGCCTAGCACAGCAGCAGGCTGGGCAATGGAAAAAAGACAGCAAGTACAAGGCTGAGATCTGCTCAATCAACCTAAAGGGTCATAAGGTTTGGCTTATGAAGCCGATGACTTTTATGAACCGCAGTGGCCAATCCGTTGCCCCCTTCGCCAACTTCTACAAAATACCGGCGGATCAAATCTTGGTGGCACACGATGAGCTAGATATAGAAGCCGGCACCGCACGCTTTAAAAAAGGCGGCGGCCATGGCGGACACAACGGTTTACGCGATATTATTGCAAGCCTTGGCAACAACAAAGATTTTTACCGCTTACGACTGGGTATTGGTCATCCTGGCCAAGCATCGGAAGTGGTTAACTATGTACTGCGCAAAGCGCCTGCTGACGATTACATTGCGCTAGAACGAGCCATCGATTGCGCTATCGATCAGCTACCGTTAGCGATATCTGGTGATTGGGCAAAGGCCATGAATCACTTGCACAGTTTCAAATTGGGTGAATAA
- the ychF gene encoding redox-regulated ATPase YchF — protein sequence MGIKCGIVGLPNVGKSTLFNALTQAGIDAENFPFCTIEPNTGVVPVPDPRQDKIAEIVKPEKTIPTTMEFVDIAGLVAGAANGEGLGNKFLHNIRETDAIAHVVRCFDNDNVIHVANKVDPLADIEVINTELALADLDSVEKQLVKLLKKAKGQDKEAKRLADLLEKIKPHLDQAKPVRSVELTVDELKDLQQFQLLTSKPTLYIANVNEDGFEDNPYLDRVREIAAAEEAEVVVICNKLESEIAELDDEEKAEFLGDLGMEEPGLNRVIRAAYKLLGLQTFFTAGVKEVRAWTVKVGASAPNAAGVIHTDFEKGFIRSETISYADFIEFNGESGAKEAGRWRLEGKDYIVQDGDVMHFRFNV from the coding sequence ATGGGAATTAAATGCGGTATCGTTGGCTTGCCTAACGTCGGTAAGTCTACGCTGTTTAATGCCTTAACTCAGGCCGGCATCGATGCAGAAAATTTCCCATTTTGCACCATTGAACCGAACACAGGTGTTGTACCAGTACCAGATCCTCGTCAGGACAAAATTGCCGAAATCGTTAAGCCTGAAAAAACCATCCCGACAACTATGGAGTTTGTCGACATTGCCGGTCTGGTTGCAGGCGCGGCCAATGGTGAAGGCTTAGGCAATAAATTTTTGCACAACATCCGTGAGACCGACGCCATTGCTCACGTAGTGCGCTGCTTTGATAACGACAACGTCATCCATGTTGCGAACAAGGTTGACCCTCTGGCGGATATCGAAGTGATTAACACCGAGTTAGCGCTTGCTGACTTAGACAGTGTTGAGAAGCAATTAGTGAAACTACTGAAAAAAGCCAAAGGCCAAGACAAAGAAGCCAAACGTTTGGCCGATTTATTAGAAAAAATTAAACCACACCTCGACCAAGCTAAGCCGGTACGTTCAGTAGAGCTGACTGTTGATGAGCTAAAAGACTTGCAGCAATTTCAACTACTAACCAGCAAACCAACACTGTACATCGCTAACGTCAATGAAGACGGTTTTGAAGACAACCCTTACTTAGATCGTGTTCGCGAAATCGCCGCAGCAGAAGAAGCCGAAGTCGTGGTCATCTGCAACAAGCTGGAAAGCGAAATTGCTGAATTGGACGATGAAGAAAAAGCCGAGTTCTTAGGTGATCTAGGCATGGAAGAACCCGGTCTAAACCGAGTGATTCGCGCAGCCTACAAGCTACTAGGCTTGCAAACCTTCTTTACCGCTGGCGTTAAAGAAGTTCGCGCATGGACGGTAAAAGTCGGTGCCAGCGCCCCCAATGCCGCAGGTGTTATTCACACCGATTTCGAAAAAGGCTTCATTCGTTCTGAAACGATTTCTTACGCTGATTTCATTGAATTCAACGGCGAATCTGGTGCAAAAGAAGCCGGTCGTTGGCGTTTAGAAGGTAAGGATTACATCGTACAAGATGGCGATGTGATGCATTTCCGATTCAATGTCTAA
- the lolB gene encoding lipoprotein insertase outer membrane protein LolB — protein MNKPELDADWAFKGKMAVNSATESSSFNIQWLQQGDYYQIELSGPLRQGLITIQGQPDYVELNHSNGTLYAESLSQLVSDNTEFDLPLDYLQFWVRAVPAPFEKFQRTLDDNDQVATIRQAGWRVSISDYFTDDSDLPRKLAFAKADQQGKLIIREWSIQP, from the coding sequence ATGAATAAACCCGAGCTCGATGCAGATTGGGCTTTTAAAGGCAAGATGGCGGTAAACAGCGCGACCGAGTCGAGTAGTTTTAATATTCAATGGCTACAACAGGGCGATTACTATCAGATTGAATTAAGCGGCCCATTACGCCAAGGCTTAATCACCATTCAGGGCCAGCCTGATTATGTCGAGCTAAATCACAGTAACGGCACACTTTACGCCGAAAGCCTGAGCCAGCTGGTCAGTGATAATACCGAATTTGACCTACCGTTAGACTACTTACAGTTTTGGGTGCGAGCAGTACCGGCGCCCTTTGAAAAGTTTCAGCGTACTCTCGATGACAATGACCAAGTAGCGACTATTCGCCAAGCGGGTTGGCGCGTCAGTATCAGCGATTATTTTACCGACGACTCTGATCTGCCTCGAAAATTAGCCTTCGCTAAAGCCGATCAACAGGGTAAACTCATCATCCGTGAATGGTCGATCCAACCCTAA
- a CDS encoding ribose-phosphate pyrophosphokinase, whose protein sequence is MSNMMIFTGNANPELANKVVDRLGIPLGEATVGKFSDGEVAIELTENVRGADVFIIQSTCQPTSDNLMEVLFMADALRRASAARITAVIPYFGYARQDRRPRSSRTPISAKVVADMLTVTGIDRILTVDLHAEQIQGFFSIPVDNIYGSPILLDDIQKQGYENPIIVSPDVGGVMRARAIAKQLGVELAIIDKRRPKANQAQVMHIIGEVKDRTCILVDDMVDTAGTLSQASNALLEFGAKKVVCYVTHPVLSGPAVERLNNSPIELVCTDTIPLSPEAKNCDKIRQLSMAGVLAEAIRRVSNEESISAMFR, encoded by the coding sequence GTGTCAAACATGATGATTTTTACCGGTAATGCGAATCCTGAACTCGCCAACAAGGTGGTCGACCGTTTAGGTATACCCCTAGGTGAAGCGACGGTTGGTAAGTTCAGTGATGGCGAAGTGGCAATCGAGTTAACCGAAAATGTGCGTGGCGCGGATGTATTTATCATCCAATCGACCTGCCAGCCAACCAGCGATAACCTCATGGAAGTGCTGTTTATGGCCGACGCTTTACGCCGAGCTTCAGCAGCACGCATTACTGCGGTTATCCCCTACTTTGGCTATGCTCGCCAAGATCGACGCCCACGCTCTTCTCGCACCCCCATTTCTGCCAAGGTCGTCGCAGACATGCTGACAGTAACTGGTATCGATCGCATCTTAACGGTTGATCTTCATGCTGAGCAGATTCAAGGCTTTTTCAGTATCCCGGTCGATAACATTTACGGCTCACCAATCCTGCTCGATGATATTCAAAAACAAGGCTACGAAAACCCAATCATTGTTTCACCCGATGTCGGCGGTGTCATGCGTGCCCGCGCCATTGCTAAGCAATTGGGCGTTGAACTGGCGATCATCGATAAGCGTCGACCCAAAGCAAACCAAGCTCAAGTCATGCATATTATTGGCGAAGTGAAAGATCGCACCTGTATTTTGGTCGATGATATGGTCGATACAGCCGGAACATTGTCGCAAGCATCGAATGCCTTGCTAGAGTTTGGCGCTAAAAAAGTAGTCTGTTATGTCACCCATCCAGTACTGAGTGGACCGGCCGTAGAACGCCTAAACAACTCACCTATCGAACTGGTTTGTACCGATACTATCCCGCTCTCGCCGGAGGCGAAAAACTGTGATAAGATCCGCCAGCTTTCGATGGCAGGGGTCCTCGCAGAGGCCATTCGCCGCGTTAGTAACGAAGAGTCCATCAGTGCAATGTTTCGTTAA
- a CDS encoding tetratricopeptide repeat protein, with protein sequence MPITYFRRSCSLLLACTVLYGCAGLSSQQSTGANKESEQALINSEQLTGQNLFQLLLAEIATNRRELGVAAELYGQIGEDYNDVEALQRSVLLNQAIENYQQTYSAAKKWAQLRPNDATALSALALSATATGQVEEGASALEQLLSDNKKADVQFLLSALTSINSAQRQQFSQLLADVQQQYPKNASLYYLRARLAFEQPTTSLELTESSIAIESSLEAELYKLDLLQLLKRFDDAKLQIQQLRKKHPKNNQVAVLYARYLYQYQPNNIDALAELHTQFSTEPIISRTYARSAFNLGEFDTARAIYAHLLSIGALDDEAFYFLGRIDLANNHIESAADNFQQVQYPPYLLPAIAEWVQLAIVEDETRIMANIEQAKLQDPENAADYWGFAASYYQNTGKLALAKQTLTQGLAEYPNSVPLLYSKAMLAAAEDNNEQMEEILLQVLAIEPDNVDALNSLGYTWANLSKNLTVAHDYINRALAHNIENPAFQDSKGWILYRLGELEESLVWLQKAYAQYQNDEVAAHVAEVQWQLKQFTEAKQTLEQIKTNYPDSDYIDYLSNLFEASAP encoded by the coding sequence ATGCCAATTACATATTTCCGCCGATCATGCTCATTGCTTCTGGCCTGTACCGTACTTTACGGCTGTGCTGGCCTATCTAGCCAACAGTCCACTGGAGCCAACAAAGAGTCCGAACAAGCGCTGATCAATAGCGAGCAACTGACTGGACAAAACCTGTTTCAACTACTGTTAGCCGAAATCGCAACAAATCGTCGTGAATTAGGTGTCGCTGCTGAGCTATACGGCCAAATCGGCGAAGACTATAACGATGTCGAAGCGCTGCAGCGCAGTGTGTTGCTCAACCAAGCAATCGAAAATTATCAACAAACTTACAGTGCCGCAAAAAAGTGGGCTCAGTTACGTCCAAATGATGCGACGGCACTGAGTGCTTTAGCGCTTTCTGCGACGGCAACTGGCCAAGTTGAAGAAGGCGCCAGCGCCTTAGAACAGCTATTGAGCGACAACAAAAAGGCCGACGTACAATTTTTACTCAGCGCACTTACATCTATTAACTCAGCGCAACGCCAACAGTTCAGCCAACTGCTGGCCGACGTGCAACAGCAATACCCAAAAAATGCCTCACTTTATTATCTAAGGGCGCGCCTAGCTTTCGAACAGCCAACGACCTCTTTGGAATTGACCGAATCTTCCATTGCCATTGAATCCAGTCTAGAAGCAGAGCTTTATAAGTTAGATCTGCTGCAACTACTCAAACGATTCGATGATGCCAAACTGCAAATTCAACAGCTGCGCAAAAAGCACCCAAAAAACAATCAGGTTGCCGTACTCTATGCGCGCTACCTTTATCAATACCAACCAAATAACATTGATGCGTTAGCCGAACTGCATACGCAATTTTCAACTGAGCCAATCATTAGCCGCACCTATGCCAGAAGTGCGTTTAATCTTGGTGAATTTGATACCGCACGCGCTATTTATGCACACCTACTGTCAATTGGAGCACTGGATGATGAAGCCTTTTATTTTCTAGGCAGAATCGATCTAGCAAATAACCATATTGAATCCGCAGCGGACAATTTTCAGCAGGTACAGTACCCACCCTATTTATTACCGGCTATTGCCGAGTGGGTACAACTGGCCATAGTAGAAGATGAAACCCGCATCATGGCCAATATCGAACAGGCCAAGCTTCAGGACCCAGAAAACGCAGCCGACTACTGGGGCTTTGCTGCCAGCTATTATCAAAATACCGGCAAGCTGGCATTGGCAAAACAAACCCTGACACAAGGCTTAGCAGAATACCCAAACAGCGTACCGTTGTTGTATAGCAAAGCCATGCTGGCTGCTGCCGAAGATAACAATGAACAGATGGAAGAGATTTTATTGCAGGTGCTAGCCATTGAGCCGGACAACGTCGATGCACTCAACTCTTTGGGTTACACCTGGGCGAACCTGAGTAAAAACCTCACGGTTGCGCACGATTACATCAATCGCGCTCTGGCTCACAACATCGAAAACCCTGCCTTCCAAGACTCTAAAGGCTGGATTCTATATCGCTTAGGTGAGTTAGAAGAGTCACTGGTTTGGTTACAAAAAGCCTATGCACAATACCAAAACGACGAAGTGGCCGCTCACGTCGCTGAAGTCCAATGGCAACTTAAGCAGTTTACCGAAGCAAAACAGACGCTTGAGCAAATCAAAACCAACTATCCAGACAGCGACTACATCGACTACCTAAGCAACCTATTTGAGGCGTCAGCACCGTGA
- a CDS encoding D-alanine--D-alanine ligase: MPSTKTAADSSYVCPGMPPLQLGKTTSFFEFWPTWLMYFPISIQWLALSIRYRSLTLPLIANPQLPLSGMVGVGKSELLSQAQGDLNNVILPWFTVTKTEAPLEQQVDQLKLAVTDSGFAYPFVCKPDIGCRGIGVKLIKNEQQLIENFTSYPENAKLFIQKLADFEPEAGVFFTKHPNEKNGKIISMALKYTPYVIGDGEKTLGELIESDQRAGQLIHLYQSRHQQHWNQVIAKDQPYRLVFSASHSKGAIFKQANYLITDALSERLTQLLANLPDFHYGRLDIKFKDTESLSRGEHIQIVEINTASSEPLHIWDSNTPFKEAVRALLFQYRILFVYGNENRKKGFTPPGFKKLIQHWKLERNLSRFYGETD; this comes from the coding sequence ATGCCAAGTACTAAAACAGCCGCCGATAGCAGCTACGTCTGCCCAGGGATGCCTCCGTTACAACTCGGAAAAACGACGTCTTTTTTTGAATTTTGGCCAACTTGGCTGATGTACTTTCCCATCTCTATTCAGTGGTTAGCACTGTCTATTCGATATCGCTCCCTCACCTTGCCGCTTATCGCAAACCCCCAATTACCACTCTCCGGTATGGTTGGCGTTGGTAAAAGTGAACTCCTCAGTCAAGCCCAAGGCGACTTAAATAATGTCATCCTGCCTTGGTTCACCGTGACAAAAACGGAAGCTCCATTAGAGCAACAGGTTGATCAACTCAAGCTTGCCGTCACTGATTCTGGCTTTGCATATCCGTTTGTCTGTAAACCTGATATCGGCTGCCGAGGCATTGGTGTCAAGTTGATTAAAAACGAACAACAACTAATTGAAAACTTCACCAGCTACCCAGAAAACGCCAAATTATTTATTCAAAAATTAGCCGACTTTGAACCCGAAGCAGGCGTTTTCTTCACTAAGCATCCCAATGAAAAAAACGGCAAAATCATTTCAATGGCATTGAAATATACGCCTTATGTTATTGGTGATGGTGAAAAAACCTTAGGCGAGTTAATCGAAAGTGATCAACGTGCCGGACAGCTCATTCATCTATATCAATCACGCCATCAACAGCATTGGAACCAAGTCATTGCCAAAGACCAGCCTTATCGTTTGGTGTTTTCTGCCAGCCACAGTAAGGGTGCAATCTTTAAACAGGCAAACTATTTAATCACTGACGCATTAAGTGAAAGGCTAACCCAACTCTTGGCCAACCTACCCGACTTTCACTATGGCCGCCTCGATATTAAATTTAAAGACACAGAATCATTAAGCCGCGGCGAACATATTCAGATTGTCGAGATCAACACCGCCAGCTCTGAACCATTGCATATATGGGACAGCAACACGCCTTTTAAAGAAGCTGTGCGCGCCCTGTTGTTTCAATATCGAATTTTATTTGTCTACGGCAACGAAAATCGTAAAAAAGGTTTCACACCGCCCGGCTTTAAAAAATTAATTCAGCACTGGAAACTAGAGCGAAATTTATCTCGCTTCTATGGTGAAACCGACTAA
- the ispE gene encoding 4-(cytidine 5'-diphospho)-2-C-methyl-D-erythritol kinase: MPAPSVTIPAPAKLNLFLHITGQRDDGYHNLQTLFQLLDYGDQLRFTAANSGGIRLRCNNQALQTSDNLIIRAAHALEQASGKTINIDIELTKRLPMGGGVGGGSSDCATTLLTLNQLCKLELSSTQLMTIAASLGADVPVFVAGKTAWAESIGDKLTALELSERWFVVLHPQVHVSTAELFKHPLLERNHPAITFDDRLIDQGQNCFEAVARKLYPSIEQAFQLAQTFGQVRLTGTGACLFLSMNDKLSAEAACQAIAQQQADLSPFIAKSVNTSPAITALNNLS, encoded by the coding sequence GTGCCAGCACCCTCAGTCACGATACCTGCGCCCGCCAAACTGAATCTATTTTTGCACATCACTGGGCAGCGCGATGATGGCTACCACAACTTACAGACTCTGTTTCAGTTGTTGGATTACGGTGATCAGCTGCGCTTTACCGCCGCCAACAGCGGAGGCATTCGCTTACGCTGTAACAACCAAGCCTTGCAAACCTCAGACAACCTGATCATTCGAGCCGCTCATGCGCTGGAGCAAGCAAGCGGAAAAACGATTAACATTGATATTGAACTGACCAAACGCCTTCCTATGGGCGGCGGCGTCGGCGGTGGCAGCTCCGATTGCGCCACTACCCTGCTGACGCTCAATCAGCTATGTAAACTTGAACTTTCTAGTACCCAACTGATGACTATCGCGGCCTCTCTAGGTGCCGATGTTCCGGTATTCGTTGCAGGTAAAACCGCTTGGGCTGAAAGCATTGGCGACAAACTGACTGCGTTAGAACTGAGCGAGCGCTGGTTTGTTGTGCTGCACCCGCAGGTGCATGTATCGACCGCAGAGCTGTTTAAGCACCCTCTTTTAGAAAGAAATCATCCAGCAATAACTTTTGATGATCGGCTAATTGATCAAGGCCAAAATTGTTTTGAAGCTGTCGCTCGCAAGCTTTACCCAAGCATTGAGCAGGCGTTCCAACTGGCGCAAACCTTCGGCCAAGTCAGATTAACCGGTACCGGTGCCTGCCTATTTCTCAGTATGAACGATAAGCTCAGTGCCGAAGCCGCTTGCCAAGCCATTGCGCAGCAACAGGCTGATTTATCACCCTTTATTGCTAAGAGTGTGAACACTTCACCAGCGATTACGGCGCTAAATAATCTAAGCTAA
- a CDS encoding 50S ribosomal protein L25/general stress protein Ctc, which translates to MSTIFEINATVREELGKGASRRLRREQKVPGVIYGGAKNRKPQSLTLELKELVKALENEAFYSHVLDVKIGDKSEQAIVMDLQRHPSTGFPMHIDFERVTKSTVVHKRVPLHFINEEVITKTGATVQRSASEVEITCKVGSLPEFIEVDVAKLEVGSVLHLSELKLAKGITLVELNKGASHDAAVVSIVKPSSAAEETEEAAAE; encoded by the coding sequence ATGTCTACTATTTTTGAAATCAACGCAACTGTTCGCGAAGAGTTAGGGAAAGGTGCGAGCCGCCGCCTACGTCGTGAGCAGAAAGTACCTGGTGTTATTTACGGCGGTGCTAAAAACCGTAAACCTCAAAGCCTAACGCTTGAGCTGAAAGAACTAGTTAAAGCGCTAGAAAACGAAGCGTTTTACTCTCACGTTCTAGATGTGAAGATCGGTGACAAGTCTGAGCAAGCTATTGTTATGGACCTACAACGTCACCCATCAACTGGCTTCCCTATGCACATTGACTTTGAGCGTGTTACTAAGTCAACCGTTGTACACAAGCGTGTACCTTTGCACTTCATTAACGAAGAAGTTATCACCAAAACTGGTGCAACTGTACAGCGTTCTGCTTCAGAAGTTGAAATCACTTGTAAAGTGGGTAGCCTTCCAGAATTCATCGAAGTGGATGTTGCTAAACTAGAAGTCGGTTCTGTATTACACCTTTCTGAGCTAAAACTGGCTAAAGGCATTACTTTAGTAGAACTTAACAAAGGCGCTTCTCACGATGCGGCTGTTGTTTCTATTGTTAAGCCAAGCTCAGCAGCTGAAGAAACAGAAGAAGCTGCAGCGGAATAA
- a CDS encoding DinB family protein: MNNLCQANIEALNQLVDLINKSKTIYKTKTDATASIGEHCRHILDHYRAVQKGLENCCIDYNLRTRNSAEETQFESALDNIEQISAWLNNLQQSDYSDVAVISEICLDQEQSETLSSNLDRELLYLLNHSIHHLAYASLSARNLGIELPKHIGLAPGTATYLRHKEAS; encoded by the coding sequence ATGAACAATCTTTGCCAAGCGAACATCGAAGCACTCAACCAGCTGGTTGATCTAATCAATAAAAGCAAAACTATTTATAAAACCAAAACCGATGCAACGGCGAGTATTGGTGAACACTGCCGTCACATTCTCGATCATTATCGGGCGGTACAAAAGGGCCTCGAGAATTGCTGTATCGATTACAACTTACGGACTCGTAACAGCGCTGAGGAAACCCAGTTTGAAAGCGCTCTCGACAATATCGAGCAGATCAGCGCTTGGCTGAATAATCTACAACAGTCCGACTATTCCGATGTTGCAGTTATTTCAGAAATTTGCCTTGATCAAGAACAGAGTGAAACACTGTCGTCTAATCTTGATCGGGAACTACTCTACCTATTGAACCATTCGATTCACCATCTTGCTTACGCTTCATTGTCGGCAAGAAACTTAGGCATTGAGTTACCCAAACATATTGGTTTAGCTCCTGGAACCGCAACCTATTTACGTCACAAAGAGGCCAGTTAA
- a CDS encoding YHS domain-containing (seleno)protein — translation MIIRKTLLLASTLFACATRVFAVEPIFTPWNSDLAIRGYDTVAYFTQNSAVEGLSDFEYQWQGATWRFSNEDHLKLFAENPEKYAPQYGGYCAYAVAKNSTASIDPSQFSIIDGKLYLNYNAKIQQRWQEDIAGFIDQADKNWPGLLKK, via the coding sequence ATGATTATTCGCAAAACCTTGCTGTTAGCTTCAACATTATTTGCCTGCGCAACACGCGTTTTCGCAGTCGAGCCTATTTTTACCCCTTGGAACAGCGACCTTGCTATTCGCGGTTACGACACCGTGGCTTACTTTACACAGAACAGCGCTGTCGAAGGACTAAGCGATTTTGAATACCAGTGGCAAGGTGCTACTTGGCGCTTCAGCAATGAAGATCACCTGAAACTGTTTGCTGAAAATCCAGAGAAGTATGCGCCACAATACGGTGGTTATTGCGCCTATGCGGTAGCAAAGAACTCGACAGCCAGTATCGATCCAAGCCAATTTTCTATCATCGATGGCAAGCTTTACCTCAACTACAACGCTAAAATTCAACAGCGCTGGCAAGAAGATATTGCCGGCTTTATTGATCAAGCCGATAAAAACTGGCCAGGTCTTCTAAAAAAATAA
- a CDS encoding lysophospholipid acyltransferase family protein, whose translation MNATQNPFKLGLKPSWLAGSIEGLLGLTPLARAYDARAENLNAEQFLDHTLSSLDCSVMLEGQSLNSVIPETGPVIVVANHPYGGIEGVALSRALLSVRPDTKVLTNQMLSSIPELSDIFLGVDVLGKKTAHKNTAGVRAAQQHLQDGHLLLLFPAGQVSARTWKNKQVSDRDWNAMVGRLALKTQASCVPIFIDGHNPEYFQLAGLIHKRLRTLLLPRQLSNKKGKVLRMVVGNAIDKRDYAQLNSAKAITHLLRMSTYLLAPNKSNSYKPVIEQLAIKTQFNSPVIEQELQTLAEFKLLSKGSFDVYCAPYEKLNHTFDAISEAREHTFRAAGEGTGKDKDTDQFDSHYDHLFIWDNEQKNIVGGYRLGQVDRIIERFGVNGLYSRSLYRFDEQLLNEVDGALEVGRSFITEAYQRHPSALDALWRGIGHYLVKNPQYKTLFGCVSISSSHSKMARAFISDAMMENFKAEQVFLEQVKPIVPLKVKGKVWTAAMLASINDISVFNRLVGQCDPGKTIPVLLRHYLALNGRFVGFSINRGFNDSLDGLIMVDVTKMPARYVNRYLSKAGAVEFLNYWNKHEQSLPSEHRSTQPAG comes from the coding sequence ATGAACGCAACTCAAAACCCATTCAAACTGGGGCTTAAACCAAGCTGGCTTGCTGGTTCAATCGAAGGACTCCTCGGCCTTACACCCTTGGCGCGTGCCTATGATGCTCGCGCAGAGAACCTCAATGCTGAGCAATTTTTAGATCACACACTCAGCTCTCTGGATTGCTCTGTGATGCTCGAGGGGCAATCACTAAACAGTGTCATCCCAGAAACTGGTCCGGTTATTGTGGTGGCAAACCATCCTTACGGCGGTATCGAAGGCGTTGCTTTATCGCGTGCGTTATTATCGGTTCGGCCTGACACCAAAGTCCTGACTAACCAGATGCTGTCGTCCATCCCTGAACTGAGCGACATTTTTTTAGGCGTTGATGTTCTAGGGAAAAAAACAGCACATAAAAACACCGCCGGTGTACGAGCGGCACAACAACATCTGCAAGATGGACATCTATTACTGCTGTTTCCTGCCGGTCAGGTTAGTGCTCGCACTTGGAAAAACAAACAGGTTTCGGATCGCGACTGGAATGCCATGGTCGGCCGCTTAGCCCTAAAGACTCAAGCCAGTTGCGTGCCTATCTTTATTGACGGACACAACCCCGAATACTTCCAACTGGCAGGCCTCATCCACAAGCGTTTACGCACCCTACTGTTACCACGTCAATTGAGTAACAAAAAAGGTAAGGTTTTACGCATGGTTGTTGGCAATGCCATTGATAAACGCGATTACGCGCAACTTAATTCGGCAAAAGCCATTACTCATCTGTTGCGCATGTCGACCTATTTATTAGCGCCAAACAAATCCAACAGCTACAAACCTGTGATCGAACAACTGGCAATCAAAACTCAATTCAATAGCCCAGTTATTGAACAGGAATTACAAACGCTGGCTGAATTTAAATTGCTCAGCAAAGGCAGTTTTGATGTTTACTGCGCGCCTTACGAAAAATTAAATCATACCTTCGATGCCATCAGCGAAGCGCGTGAACACACCTTTCGCGCAGCCGGGGAAGGCACTGGAAAAGATAAAGACACCGACCAATTTGACAGCCATTACGATCATTTATTTATTTGGGACAACGAACAAAAAAATATTGTTGGCGGTTATCGACTGGGTCAGGTAGATCGCATCATCGAACGCTTTGGCGTAAACGGTTTATACAGCCGAAGTCTGTACCGTTTTGATGAGCAACTACTTAACGAGGTGGATGGCGCGTTAGAAGTGGGCCGTTCATTTATTACCGAAGCCTACCAACGCCACCCTTCAGCACTGGATGCATTATGGCGAGGTATTGGTCACTACTTGGTAAAAAACCCACAATACAAAACGCTTTTTGGCTGCGTCAGTATTTCTTCTTCTCATTCTAAAATGGCTCGCGCTTTTATTAGCGATGCCATGATGGAAAATTTTAAAGCCGAACAGGTTTTTCTTGAACAGGTGAAACCAATCGTACCGCTAAAGGTCAAAGGAAAAGTCTGGACAGCAGCGATGCTGGCATCAATTAATGATATCAGTGTGTTTAATCGCTTAGTTGGCCAATGTGATCCGGGCAAAACCATTCCTGTGTTATTGCGTCATTACCTTGCACTGAACGGACGCTTTGTTGGGTTTTCCATTAACCGTGGTTTTAATGATTCTCTCGATGGACTCATTATGGTCGATGTAACCAAGATGCCAGCTCGATATGTTAATCGTTACCTCAGTAAAGCTGGTGCTGTTGAATTTTTAAATTATTGGAACAAGCATGAACAATCTTTGCCAAGCGAACATCGAAGCACTCAACCAGCTGGTTGA